From the Octadecabacter antarcticus 307 genome, one window contains:
- a CDS encoding GNAT family N-acetyltransferase, whose protein sequence is MDTTRRPIGPIVDFGGARFPDGRTLIGAHVRLEKIDPARHGAGLWAQMTGQNALWDYLFEEPPADQAEFIAVVTQYASRADWLGYAVCLPDGDVVGYAYYLNIVPAMGTIEVGNINFAPVLQRTVAATEAMFLMMHEAFALGYRRYEWKCNALNRPSRQSAQRLGFSWEGIFRQHLIVKNRNRDTAWLAMCDQDWPAMRRAFEVWLAPNNFDDAGRQRQSLRALTGPHRIANDPAQPN, encoded by the coding sequence ATGGACACGACCAGACGGCCGATTGGCCCGATTGTTGACTTTGGCGGGGCGAGATTTCCCGATGGCCGCACACTTATTGGCGCACATGTGCGGCTTGAGAAGATTGATCCTGCACGCCACGGCGCGGGCCTTTGGGCGCAGATGACGGGGCAGAACGCGCTGTGGGATTATCTGTTTGAGGAGCCGCCTGCGGATCAGGCCGAATTCATCGCAGTTGTGACACAATACGCCAGCAGAGCGGATTGGCTGGGGTATGCGGTGTGCCTGCCGGACGGGGATGTTGTGGGCTATGCGTATTACCTCAATATTGTGCCCGCGATGGGCACGATCGAGGTTGGCAATATTAATTTTGCGCCTGTGTTGCAGCGAACCGTCGCCGCGACGGAGGCGATGTTTTTGATGATGCACGAAGCGTTTGCTTTGGGCTATCGGCGTTATGAATGGAAATGCAACGCGCTGAACCGGCCGTCGCGCCAGAGCGCACAGCGGTTGGGGTTTTCTTGGGAAGGGATTTTCCGGCAACATTTGATTGTCAAAAACCGCAATCGTGACACCGCATGGTTGGCGATGTGTGATCAGGACTGGCCCGCGATGCGTCGCGCGTTTGAAGTCTGGCTCGCGCCAAACAACTTTGATGATGCGGGTCGGCAGCGCCAATCTTTGCGCGCTTTGACCGGGCCGCACCGCATCGCCAATGATCCTGCACAGCCAAATTAA
- a CDS encoding response regulator, protein MDSLDDFMQTHPPTSARPLLGLTVLVVEDSRFASEAMRLLCLRSGARIRRADSLFHANRHLKIYRPSVVIIDIGLPDGSGVDLIRDLTAGKSRVEVVLGTSGDPDGENKAIKAGADGFLAKPLSSISYFQSKILEHLPADRQPSGVRVLSYDSVFPDEVALRDDLEAAAVALEDTSDQRSLRYMTQFLGGIARGVNDTSLSNEIDALAQLQVNGHAVHNQVARIAAMVQDRIARTAII, encoded by the coding sequence ATGGATAGTTTGGACGATTTTATGCAGACCCACCCGCCAACGTCCGCCCGCCCGCTACTTGGCCTGACGGTATTGGTGGTCGAAGACAGCCGTTTCGCATCCGAGGCAATGCGCCTTTTGTGTTTGCGATCCGGTGCGCGGATCAGACGCGCCGACAGCCTGTTTCACGCAAATCGCCACCTTAAAATTTATCGCCCATCCGTTGTGATCATCGACATTGGCCTGCCCGACGGGTCCGGCGTCGATTTGATCCGCGATCTGACGGCTGGCAAATCGCGCGTCGAAGTGGTGCTTGGCACGTCCGGTGATCCTGACGGCGAAAACAAAGCCATCAAGGCGGGCGCGGATGGCTTTTTGGCCAAACCGCTGTCCAGTATCAGTTACTTCCAATCAAAAATCCTTGAACACCTGCCCGCAGATCGCCAGCCAAGTGGCGTGCGCGTTTTGTCCTATGATTCTGTTTTTCCAGACGAAGTTGCGCTGCGAGATGATCTGGAAGCCGCTGCAGTCGCGCTCGAAGACACGTCCGACCAACGCTCATTGCGCTATATGACGCAATTTTTGGGTGGCATCGCGCGCGGTGTCAACGATACCTCGCTCAGCAACGAAATAGACGCGTTGGCGCAACTGCAAGTCAACGGCCATGCGGTGCACAACCAAGTCGCCCGCATCGCAGCCATGGTGCAAGACCGCATCGCGCGAACGGCCATAATTTAA